In one Fluviispira vulneris genomic region, the following are encoded:
- a CDS encoding SIS domain-containing protein — translation MSQVTLMESEVQESSKIIEKQLKANLEIFSAIVSRLKKEPPPFIATIARGSSDHAASFAKYAFETHLGILTSTISPSVHTLYKAKLNYKNALIICISQSGKSEDLIESLSYARQHGAVTLSFINEENTPLAKASEFNIPLLADKEKSVAATKSYIASLVRIVQFIAEWTFNGELKQYLKDLPTILNTKKNYLIEPAIEKFKSAQNILVIGRGYGFPIAMEAALKLKETCGLHAEAFSGAEVLHGPFELIQKDYPVLIFLQKDATYQTMLDLIKKIDEKNAQMIICGAHNILNFSDLNLKNQPILMPTANSIYPLCDCISLIHTFYPFAAKLAIARGRDPDNPTNLTKVTNTR, via the coding sequence ATGAGTCAAGTAACCTTAATGGAATCAGAGGTTCAAGAATCATCTAAAATAATTGAGAAGCAATTGAAAGCAAACCTTGAGATTTTTTCTGCTATTGTTAGCAGATTAAAAAAAGAACCTCCTCCTTTTATTGCAACAATAGCTCGTGGCAGTTCCGATCACGCTGCTTCTTTTGCAAAATATGCATTTGAAACACATTTGGGAATATTGACTTCTACAATTTCTCCTTCAGTACACACACTTTATAAAGCTAAATTAAACTACAAAAATGCACTCATTATTTGCATTTCACAATCTGGAAAAAGCGAAGATCTAATTGAAAGCCTGTCTTATGCGAGACAACATGGAGCTGTTACGTTATCGTTTATTAACGAGGAAAATACTCCATTAGCTAAGGCAAGTGAATTTAATATTCCTTTACTCGCTGATAAAGAAAAATCTGTTGCTGCAACAAAAAGTTATATTGCCTCCCTTGTCCGTATCGTTCAATTTATCGCTGAATGGACTTTCAATGGAGAACTAAAACAGTATCTAAAAGATTTGCCCACAATTTTAAATACCAAGAAAAATTATTTAATAGAGCCAGCGATTGAAAAATTCAAATCAGCACAAAATATTTTGGTAATTGGTCGTGGCTATGGCTTTCCAATTGCAATGGAAGCCGCTTTAAAACTTAAGGAAACGTGTGGTCTACACGCTGAAGCATTCAGTGGAGCAGAGGTATTGCATGGCCCCTTTGAACTTATTCAAAAAGATTATCCAGTCCTCATTTTTCTACAAAAAGATGCTACTTATCAAACTATGCTTGATCTGATAAAGAAAATTGACGAAAAAAATGCGCAGATGATTATCTGTGGAGCTCATAATATTCTTAATTTTTCTGATTTGAATTTAAAAAATCAACCAATATTAATGCCAACTGCAAATTCAATTTATCCTTTGTGTGATTGTATTTCTCTTATTCACACTTTTTATCCTTTTGCAGCAAAACTTGCTATTGCTCGTGGACGAGATCCGGACAATCCAACTAACTTAACGAAAGTAACAAATACCCGTTAA
- a CDS encoding sigma-54-dependent transcriptional regulator — translation MKFEELSILIVEDCHEELKKYILLAQNCGLIAYGASSYADAKQMLTIQNFDLLLTEVHLTKETNGVYNELGFEIIQFALVKHPQITVLTMSHNMDRIIFEKAFALGTTHFLRKPITKADEIGLYIKTAAQKKLSLQNEDSLEVVLNHYLNNNLYKIYKNGIIISSKHDKFLSGVAKNKKIPLVLFGETGTGKEEFAKILHKKRVELEGMIPFVTVNCPLLDNDLTNSLLFGHKKGAFTGANETTNGYVAAANNGILFLDEVQSLDIPTQRKLLRVLNDGSYSRVGDMRIIHSYFQLIVATTKDLDEEVEAGRMLADFKYRISGAELTLEPLRNRSDDLILFIAMFFKQEGISIKEELLNEIAFKCRKCFWKGNIRQLFRTLQRMLINSQLHEEDLNIHHLEIPNENVEKANEKELKNNTDSSFENTESEMQILNSLQHAFQTDHALNDLLDEIEKQILINAINRHNSIAKAHTGLGISRNAIDAKRKKYKI, via the coding sequence ATGAAATTTGAAGAGCTAAGTATACTTATTGTTGAAGATTGCCATGAAGAATTAAAGAAATATATTTTACTAGCTCAAAATTGTGGGCTTATTGCTTATGGCGCATCGTCTTATGCTGATGCAAAGCAGATGCTTACCATTCAAAATTTTGATTTATTATTGACTGAAGTTCATTTAACTAAGGAAACCAATGGTGTTTACAATGAACTAGGTTTCGAAATCATCCAGTTTGCCTTAGTCAAACATCCTCAGATCACTGTCTTAACTATGTCTCATAACATGGATCGTATCATCTTTGAAAAAGCATTTGCGCTTGGCACAACTCATTTTTTACGTAAACCAATCACAAAGGCCGATGAAATCGGATTGTATATTAAAACAGCTGCACAAAAAAAACTTTCATTGCAAAATGAGGATTCTCTTGAAGTTGTCTTGAATCATTATTTAAATAATAATTTATATAAGATTTATAAGAATGGTATTATAATATCTTCTAAACATGATAAGTTTTTAAGCGGTGTGGCTAAAAATAAAAAAATTCCTCTTGTACTTTTTGGCGAAACAGGAACTGGAAAAGAAGAATTTGCAAAAATATTACACAAAAAAAGAGTTGAGTTAGAAGGAATGATTCCATTTGTCACAGTAAATTGTCCTCTATTAGACAACGATCTTACAAATTCTTTACTTTTTGGGCATAAAAAAGGAGCATTTACTGGGGCAAATGAAACAACCAATGGTTATGTTGCCGCTGCAAATAATGGTATTTTATTTTTAGATGAAGTGCAGAGTCTTGATATTCCAACTCAACGCAAACTTTTAAGAGTCTTAAACGATGGAAGTTACAGCAGGGTTGGAGATATGCGTATCATTCATTCCTATTTTCAATTGATTGTTGCCACAACAAAGGATCTGGATGAAGAGGTTGAAGCTGGTAGAATGCTTGCAGACTTTAAATACAGAATCAGTGGAGCTGAGTTGACCCTTGAACCTTTACGCAATCGCTCGGATGATTTGATTTTATTTATAGCAATGTTTTTTAAGCAGGAAGGGATCAGCATAAAAGAAGAGTTGCTTAACGAAATCGCTTTCAAATGTCGGAAATGCTTTTGGAAAGGCAATATTCGACAACTTTTTAGAACACTTCAACGCATGCTTATCAACTCTCAATTGCACGAAGAAGATTTAAACATTCATCATTTAGAAATACCCAATGAAAATGTTGAAAAAGCAAATGAAAAAGAATTAAAAAATAATACTGACTCTTCCTTTGAAAATACAGAAAGTGAAATGCAAATATTAAATTCATTACAGCACGCCTTTCAAACCGATCATGCTCTCAATGATCTCCTTGATGAAATTGAAAAACAAATACTGATAAATGCAATTAATCGACACAACAGTATAGCAAAAGCGCATACAGGTCTTGGAATAAGTCGGAATGCGATCGACGCAAAAAGAAAGAAATATAAAATTTAA
- a CDS encoding coproporphyrinogen III oxidase, with protein sequence MQSELSLRSKRFLEQNPILPFHDLKKNQLCDLQKSDPLWEMAKNGDNSIFSETLLTTLLYVRNICKNSFNEIEGVEACTAKVWSAHEHNPERKLAGGGTMTVIRAETLEKSAVNMSCVWGPHYPALEGEYAGKPFSAAGVSLISHPRNPFAPIMHLNIRCIQVNDNDKVTTWIGGGADLTPMIPFEEDTALFHESMKTVCARNAKIADYEKFKKWADDYFYIPHRKESRGVGGIFFDFVKIEDEQDLSLLLDVGQFAAHAYTEILVRRIEMPYDNALEEKHLYWRGRYAEFNLVYDRGTRFGLMTGGNHEAIFCSLPPRVKW encoded by the coding sequence ATGCAAAGTGAACTTTCATTAAGAAGCAAAAGGTTTTTAGAGCAGAATCCAATTTTGCCTTTTCATGATCTCAAAAAGAATCAATTATGTGATTTGCAAAAATCGGATCCTTTGTGGGAAATGGCAAAAAATGGGGATAATTCAATTTTTTCTGAAACATTATTAACAACTTTGCTATACGTAAGAAATATTTGTAAGAATTCATTTAATGAAATTGAAGGGGTTGAAGCCTGTACTGCGAAAGTTTGGTCAGCACATGAACACAATCCAGAAAGAAAATTAGCAGGTGGTGGCACGATGACTGTGATACGTGCAGAAACCCTCGAAAAATCGGCAGTGAATATGAGCTGCGTCTGGGGGCCTCATTATCCTGCTTTGGAGGGTGAATATGCAGGTAAGCCATTTTCGGCTGCAGGTGTTTCGCTAATTTCACACCCGCGCAACCCATTTGCTCCAATTATGCATTTAAATATTCGATGTATACAAGTAAATGACAATGATAAGGTAACAACTTGGATTGGTGGAGGAGCTGATCTCACACCTATGATTCCTTTTGAAGAAGATACAGCATTATTTCATGAAAGTATGAAAACAGTTTGCGCTCGTAACGCAAAAATTGCAGATTATGAAAAATTTAAAAAGTGGGCTGACGACTATTTTTATATTCCCCATCGAAAAGAGTCTCGGGGTGTGGGAGGAATATTTTTTGACTTTGTCAAGATAGAAGATGAACAAGATTTATCCCTTTTACTTGATGTTGGGCAATTTGCAGCCCATGCTTATACTGAAATTTTAGTTCGTAGAATTGAGATGCCATACGATAATGCACTTGAAGAAAAGCATCTTTATTGGCGCGGGCGCTATGCAGAATTTAACTTGGTTTATGATCGTGGTACACGCTTTGGCTTAATGACGGGTGGAAATCATGAAGCGATTTTTTGTTCCTTACCTCCAAGAGTAAAATGGTGA
- the sohB gene encoding protease SohB, producing the protein MSNSFFSWFQLTLAGLGVIGLFLLFFGIIALISLKKNKLNNNIKINIKKINEIFAENKNKILHEVLTSSELKIIEKKEKEENKLKKKADKKSPPAERDKNIFVLDFNGDIAASAVTALREQITALLQVARPVDEILIRLESPGGMVHSYGLAASQLARIREKKIPLTICVDKVAASGGYMMACLADKIISAPFAIIGSIGVVASLPNLNKLLKKNDIDYLEMTAGEYKRTLTPLGEITEKGKAKFQEQLEDTHELFKNHIKKYRDNLDLSSVATGEYWYGLKALELKLVDEIKTSDDYLLEASQNYDIYHIFTPKKESFKDKLTGTAAALVSLIMEKCTTKNEQKYPLLM; encoded by the coding sequence ATGTCAAACAGTTTCTTTTCATGGTTTCAATTAACTCTTGCTGGTCTTGGGGTCATTGGTTTATTCCTTCTATTTTTTGGAATTATTGCTCTTATTTCTTTAAAAAAGAATAAATTAAATAATAATATAAAAATAAATATTAAGAAAATAAACGAAATTTTCGCGGAAAACAAAAACAAAATATTGCATGAAGTTTTAACATCATCTGAGCTAAAAATAATTGAAAAAAAAGAGAAAGAAGAGAATAAATTAAAAAAGAAAGCAGATAAAAAATCACCTCCTGCAGAAAGAGATAAAAATATATTTGTTCTCGACTTCAATGGAGATATTGCTGCAAGTGCAGTCACAGCTTTAAGGGAACAAATCACTGCTCTTCTACAAGTAGCTCGACCAGTTGATGAAATTCTTATACGTCTTGAAAGTCCTGGCGGTATGGTTCACTCATATGGTTTGGCGGCATCCCAACTTGCTCGCATTCGAGAAAAAAAGATTCCATTAACTATCTGTGTCGATAAAGTCGCAGCGAGTGGCGGCTATATGATGGCTTGTCTTGCCGACAAAATTATATCTGCACCTTTTGCAATTATTGGCTCGATAGGCGTTGTAGCGAGTTTACCAAACTTAAATAAATTGCTTAAAAAAAATGACATTGATTATCTCGAAATGACTGCGGGTGAATATAAAAGAACATTGACCCCACTTGGTGAAATCACTGAAAAAGGTAAGGCAAAGTTTCAAGAACAACTTGAAGATACACACGAACTTTTTAAAAATCATATTAAAAAGTATAGAGACAATTTAGATTTAAGTTCCGTTGCAACCGGTGAATATTGGTATGGATTGAAAGCTCTAGAGTTAAAATTAGTCGATGAAATAAAGACAAGCGACGATTATTTACTTGAAGCGAGTCAGAACTATGACATTTATCATATTTTTACACCAAAAAAAGAATCTTTCAAAGATAAACTGACAGGGACTGCAGCAGCTCTTGTTTCGTTAATCATGGAGAAATGTACAACGAAAAATGAACAAAAATATCCTCTTTTAATGTAA
- a CDS encoding protein-disulfide reductase DsbD family protein: MTKNNFINITKRPIVYLIYAFILLFCSQNSYANKTFSQYKAPNENSNIKITEVVFFQIFRGENHDNKNLQISLKTVNNFKIYEDKLKFLVISKDNLPYEISYSTNKPSKVYKDPFYKKSKNVFESGTVFTLKNYRAFSHNDKIEIMLQSCSDSICLVPTKLILPVNGNSIAEELKDELYFKPMDNKSVIKTQENFYSEEKKDLRNLSTENITYLNDSLALKIQQALSMGSFILFPALFIAGLLMNLTPCVYPMIPITLNVLSQFGTQKGKKKKFHAITLPSIYVGGMVITYSLLGVFAGMTGNIFGAQLANPVLNIFIAAIMFILGLSMLGLFNLSLLQNLAHKVPLADKYPRVAVGTMGAVSGLISAPCTGPVLSMILVLIAQNKNPITGFTYMFFFALGFGIPYIFLGVFGQKFLKLPRFPKLINFTKIFFASLMFALSFYYLRSFLQNTIYIQNFYAEPNILIVIILLLLSIVFCLLFIKPNIIGKLAKIALIISCTILALWLTLLTTNSFIQNKSKKIESAIVQGSGINWLYNFNEAKKLAMQTNKPILFDVWADWCTACLEMKETTWKDKELIEIINKNFIAVQLDFTQSPDDLQVLINRWGVAGLPAYGFFKSNSSFDEIPDVLYQGLISTQKLINSAKNVSDNN; encoded by the coding sequence GTGACTAAAAATAATTTTATAAATATAACTAAGCGCCCAATAGTGTATCTAATTTACGCATTTATTTTACTATTTTGTAGTCAAAACTCCTATGCAAATAAAACATTTTCTCAATATAAAGCACCTAATGAAAACTCAAACATCAAAATCACTGAGGTTGTCTTTTTCCAAATTTTTCGCGGAGAAAATCACGACAATAAAAATCTTCAAATTTCACTAAAAACTGTGAATAATTTTAAAATCTATGAAGATAAACTTAAATTTTTAGTTATTTCAAAAGACAATCTACCTTACGAAATTTCTTATTCTACAAATAAACCCTCAAAGGTTTATAAAGATCCTTTTTATAAAAAAAGTAAAAATGTATTTGAATCAGGAACTGTCTTTACACTAAAGAACTATCGAGCATTTTCTCACAATGATAAAATAGAAATCATGCTGCAATCCTGTTCCGATTCTATTTGCTTAGTACCAACAAAACTTATTTTACCTGTAAATGGCAATAGCATAGCTGAAGAATTAAAAGATGAACTTTATTTTAAACCTATGGACAATAAATCTGTCATAAAAACGCAAGAAAACTTTTATTCTGAAGAAAAAAAAGATCTCAGAAACTTATCAACAGAAAATATTACTTATTTAAATGATAGCCTCGCTCTAAAAATTCAACAGGCTCTGAGCATGGGAAGTTTTATTCTATTTCCTGCGTTATTTATAGCAGGATTGCTTATGAATTTAACTCCCTGTGTTTACCCTATGATACCTATTACTCTTAATGTTTTATCTCAATTTGGTACACAAAAAGGTAAAAAGAAAAAATTTCATGCTATAACCCTTCCCTCAATCTATGTGGGAGGCATGGTTATAACTTATTCGCTTTTGGGTGTATTTGCTGGCATGACTGGAAATATTTTTGGCGCGCAATTAGCCAACCCAGTGCTCAATATTTTTATTGCAGCCATTATGTTTATTCTTGGACTTTCCATGCTGGGACTTTTCAATCTCAGCCTTTTACAAAACTTAGCGCATAAAGTCCCCTTAGCAGACAAATATCCTCGTGTCGCTGTCGGCACAATGGGTGCAGTTTCTGGTCTCATATCAGCTCCTTGTACCGGACCTGTGCTCAGTATGATATTGGTGCTGATAGCCCAAAATAAAAATCCTATTACAGGTTTTACTTATATGTTCTTTTTTGCACTTGGCTTTGGCATTCCATATATTTTTCTGGGGGTTTTTGGCCAAAAGTTTTTAAAACTACCTCGTTTCCCTAAGCTTATCAATTTCACAAAAATATTTTTTGCCTCACTTATGTTTGCACTTTCTTTCTATTACCTACGAAGTTTTCTACAAAATACAATATATATTCAAAATTTCTATGCTGAACCCAATATTTTAATTGTTATTATTTTACTATTACTTTCTATTGTGTTTTGCCTATTATTTATTAAACCAAACATTATTGGAAAATTAGCAAAAATTGCATTAATCATAAGTTGTACAATTCTCGCTTTGTGGCTTACGTTACTTACAACAAATAGTTTTATTCAAAATAAAAGCAAAAAAATAGAATCAGCAATTGTACAAGGCTCTGGGATTAATTGGCTTTATAATTTTAATGAAGCCAAAAAACTTGCAATGCAAACAAACAAACCCATTCTTTTTGATGTCTGGGCTGATTGGTGCACTGCCTGTCTTGAAATGAAAGAAACAACTTGGAAAGACAAAGAACTCATTGAAATTATCAATAAAAATTTTATAGCCGTCCAACTGGATTTCACTCAGAGTCCAGATGACCTGCAAGTCTTAATCAATCGTTGGGGAGTTGCAGGTTTACCAGCATATGGTTTTTTCAAAAGCAATTCATCGTTTGATGAAATTCCTGATGTTTTATATCAAGGTCTTATCTCAACACAAAAATTAATAAATTCTGCAAAAAATGTTTCGGACAACAATTAA
- a CDS encoding cytochrome c-type biogenesis CcmF C-terminal domain-containing protein codes for MVEVGFYSLCLGLCFSFYGMVMGLYSLHNPNIGVVSSARNALIAVFICVLLTSFVMWNSIFFHDFSVKYVYEHSAIDMPPLYLFTAFWSALEGSHLLWTLIMSLVVTLSLVTVKKNNFSLYPALCVAYGCSLSFMLLLTVTFSAPLTRLFPVGTFGQGMNALLQNPYMAIHPPMLFTGYCLLIVPFAYSFAALVRGGFTTDWLMTVRKWALFAWAVLTIAIFLGGKWAYVELGWAGYWAWDPVENSSFMPWLALTAGLHTLLVTDKTGRLPRMMLFLFMFSYALTFQGTFITRSGVISSVHSFAESDIGPTYLLWVCFLVSISIAMVFTRGNRIQGAAKSNEWRVSKESALLFTNFFLLFLLALVFIGTLLPLIVEATRGIKISIQQPFFNAFAPWIGLSLVSLLGVGNLMRWKNGKIEDPITCLLFPFLWSVAITFALAKEKNFDLKSSVIFLLVIWTCGILIMDLIYKLKALRWNGKILLKYNRPYVGALIIHIGFLFAIAGFAGNYRGISAEANLNLNESTFFNGYTIVNKGLSYNRNYNAQYVIANIESIDSKNGENNIINPMRSKFTNNEQWFNEIGIQSNFWHDLYIVLASFDVNNQSVSLKMSFNPTVKFVWTSLVIMVLGAIISLTHRKQKRSVEVDAFGNIQGNQETLEDILQEAIERSPINAQFAAKVVSSFIILIAITVTLFGISGVAQANQVQPTQLNPLMEDVAKELRCPTCQGVSILESGTLQSIAMRTEIEKQLLEGKTKPEIIKYFKDSYGTWILREPDAHSTLGLFIWAVPIVGFILGPLFIIFALRSSRKRQEKENIELFEEIHLFIQKKKAEVKS; via the coding sequence ATGGTTGAAGTTGGCTTTTATTCTTTGTGTTTAGGACTGTGCTTTTCTTTTTATGGCATGGTCATGGGACTTTATTCTTTACACAATCCCAATATTGGGGTTGTTTCAAGTGCTCGAAATGCTCTCATAGCAGTTTTTATTTGTGTCCTTTTAACTTCCTTTGTTATGTGGAATTCAATTTTCTTTCATGATTTTTCTGTAAAATATGTTTATGAACATTCTGCAATCGATATGCCTCCATTATATCTTTTTACTGCATTTTGGAGTGCACTAGAAGGCAGTCATTTACTGTGGACTTTAATAATGAGTTTAGTTGTTACTCTGTCTTTGGTCACAGTAAAAAAGAATAATTTTTCTTTATATCCCGCTCTTTGTGTTGCATATGGTTGTTCTCTATCATTTATGTTGTTATTAACTGTTACTTTTTCTGCTCCTTTAACCCGACTGTTTCCTGTTGGCACTTTCGGTCAAGGAATGAATGCTCTATTACAAAATCCATATATGGCTATACATCCTCCAATGCTCTTTACTGGTTATTGTTTACTTATTGTTCCATTTGCTTACTCTTTTGCTGCTCTTGTGCGGGGTGGATTTACCACAGATTGGCTAATGACAGTAAGAAAATGGGCGTTGTTTGCTTGGGCTGTCCTAACAATTGCTATTTTTCTTGGTGGGAAGTGGGCATATGTTGAACTTGGATGGGCTGGGTATTGGGCTTGGGATCCAGTTGAAAACAGTTCGTTTATGCCTTGGCTTGCATTAACGGCAGGACTTCACACACTTCTTGTCACCGATAAAACGGGACGTTTGCCTCGAATGATGTTATTTTTATTTATGTTTTCATATGCTTTGACTTTTCAAGGAACTTTTATCACTCGATCTGGAGTCATAAGCAGTGTGCATTCTTTTGCTGAAAGCGATATCGGGCCTACCTATTTATTGTGGGTTTGTTTTTTAGTGTCAATTTCTATTGCTATGGTATTTACCAGAGGAAATCGCATTCAAGGTGCTGCAAAATCCAATGAATGGCGTGTCTCAAAAGAGAGTGCTCTTTTATTCACAAATTTTTTCTTACTTTTTTTACTTGCTCTAGTATTTATTGGAACACTTTTGCCATTAATTGTCGAAGCAACCCGTGGAATAAAAATTTCAATCCAACAACCTTTTTTCAATGCTTTTGCCCCTTGGATCGGTTTAAGTCTTGTTTCTTTACTTGGTGTTGGAAATTTAATGCGTTGGAAAAATGGTAAGATTGAAGATCCAATTACTTGTCTGCTCTTTCCATTTCTTTGGTCAGTTGCGATCACTTTTGCGCTTGCAAAAGAAAAAAATTTCGATCTAAAAAGTTCAGTTATTTTTCTCCTCGTTATTTGGACCTGTGGTATATTAATTATGGATCTTATTTATAAATTAAAAGCATTACGCTGGAATGGTAAGATCCTTTTAAAGTATAACAGACCCTATGTCGGTGCTCTTATTATTCATATCGGCTTTTTATTTGCTATTGCGGGTTTTGCTGGGAACTATCGTGGAATATCTGCTGAAGCAAATTTAAATCTGAATGAGTCGACATTTTTTAATGGATATACAATTGTTAATAAAGGACTAAGTTATAATCGAAATTATAATGCTCAATATGTTATAGCAAATATCGAATCTATCGATAGTAAAAATGGTGAAAATAATATTATTAATCCAATGCGGAGCAAATTTACAAATAATGAACAATGGTTTAACGAAATAGGAATTCAATCCAATTTTTGGCATGATCTCTATATTGTTCTTGCCTCATTTGATGTGAATAACCAATCAGTTTCTTTAAAAATGAGTTTTAATCCCACTGTTAAGTTTGTTTGGACGAGTTTAGTTATTATGGTTTTAGGCGCGATTATTTCATTGACACATCGCAAACAGAAAAGAAGTGTAGAAGTAGATGCTTTTGGCAATATCCAAGGAAATCAAGAAACACTAGAAGATATTTTACAAGAGGCAATTGAACGCTCTCCCATAAATGCACAATTTGCTGCCAAAGTTGTTTCTTCTTTTATAATATTGATAGCAATCACTGTTACTTTATTTGGGATTTCAGGAGTGGCTCAAGCCAATCAGGTGCAACCGACGCAATTAAATCCTTTGATGGAAGATGTTGCTAAAGAACTGCGTTGCCCAACTTGTCAAGGAGTCAGTATTTTAGAAAGCGGGACTTTGCAAAGTATTGCTATGCGCACAGAAATCGAAAAGCAGTTGTTAGAAGGAAAAACAAAACCTGAAATTATAAAATATTTTAAAGACTCATATGGCACTTGGATTTTGCGTGAACCCGACGCCCATTCAACTTTGGGACTATTTATTTGGGCAGTGCCTATTGTCGGATTCATCTTAGGACCTTTATTTATTATTTTTGCTCTGCGTAGTTCAAGGAAAAGGCAAGAAAAAGAAAATATAGAGCTTTTTGAAGAAATTCATTTATTTATTCAGAAAAAGAAAGCAGAGGTAAAATCATGA